A portion of the Heptranchias perlo isolate sHepPer1 unplaced genomic scaffold, sHepPer1.hap1 HAP1_SCAFFOLD_64, whole genome shotgun sequence genome contains these proteins:
- the LOC137317924 gene encoding zinc finger protein 436-like, which translates to MERDKDSHTMEKPWKCGDCGKGFSSPSQLETHRRKHTGERSLPGSVCGKGLNASSSRLKHHRVHTGERPFTCTVFGKGFTCSSSLLTHQLVHTDKKPFKCSDCEKSFKSTKDLLAHQRIQTGERPFTCTECGKGFTLSSNLLTHQRTHTGEKPFTCTECGMRFTQSAHLLTHQRVHTGERPFTCSKYGKRFTRSSYLIEHQLVHTGKRLFKCSDSEKSFKSKRHLLSHQRTHTGERPFTCSVCGKGFTRSSHLIEHQIAHTDKRPFTCSDCEQRFKRMGELLRHQRTHTGERPFTCSVCGKDSLDHPTC; encoded by the coding sequence ATGGAGAGAGACAAGGACAGCCataccatggagaaaccgtggaaatgtggggactgtgggaagggattcagttcaccgtcccagctggaaactcatcgacgcaaacACACTGGAGAGAGGTCGTTACccggctccgtgtgtgggaagggattgaaTGCGTCATCCAGCCGACtgaaacaccaccgagttcacactggggagaggccgttcacttgcACTGTgtttgggaagggattcacttgttcatccagtcttctgacacatcaacttgttcacactgataagaaaccttttaaatgttctgactgtgagaagagctttaaaagtacAAAGGATCTACTGGCACACCAACGTATTCAAacaggggagaggccgttcacctgcactgagtgtgggaagggatttactctgtcatccaacctgctgacacatcaacgtactcacactggagagaagccgttcacctgcactgagtgcgGGATGAGATTCACCCAGTCagcccacctgctgacacaccagcgagttcacactggggagaggccgttcacctgctccaaatatgggaagagattcactcgttcatcctacctcattgaacatcaacttgttcacactggtaagagactttttaaatgttctgactctgAGAAGAGTTTTAAAAGTAAAAGGCATCTTCtatcacaccaacgcactcacactggggagaggccgtttacctgctctgtgtgtgggaagggattcactcggtcatcccacctcattgaacaccaaattgctcacactgataagagaccctttacGTGTTCTGACTGTGAACAGCGTTTTAAAAGAATGGGGGagctgctgagacaccaacgcactcacactggagagaggccgtttacctgctctgtgtgtgggaaggattcactcgatcatcccacctgctga